One segment of Synechococcus sp. A15-24 DNA contains the following:
- a CDS encoding mechanosensitive ion channel family protein codes for MSRLIPSMVFFRVSLAAALLSNGLQGAGLEGDIVDWIAVVAKTGLYVAFVELALDVIWALVIRLSSRGVAPPRILKDLALVAAAFVVVAAELNSQGLLTTVGSAAVLGGLAFIVGPGSATQISNISAALAVQVERQYVVGDWVEIAGQMGRVDNISWNSTYLYDDTDDRYIVVPNSLIDHSKTINYSRPSRAEYRLEVEVGVPLNMPPGQAMRVLKSVLDSNVEIVNKDRSSVVIRSIGNDSINYALKFFVPDFAVRNRIRTQVFSSVWYAIERHGYSLPHSIVDLRTEQTRRQLRERRSSEAQEKCFNLLRKIELFSSLTDDEIQGIVCNDNILAFGPGEMVVNKGEIGGSMFVIMEGICSVLIPDPSDETSMMEVAQLKSGSIFGEISALTDAPRTAWIQATGHVLLQEISQSQIEAVFLNNQTAMAEFAKVMATREAGLKTFTLEEKKTFELGLVERMTQTFSRLMNS; via the coding sequence TTGAGTCGCCTCATCCCAAGCATGGTGTTTTTCCGCGTATCACTCGCGGCGGCTCTTCTGAGTAATGGGCTGCAGGGTGCTGGGCTCGAGGGAGACATTGTCGACTGGATCGCTGTCGTTGCCAAAACCGGCCTCTATGTCGCCTTCGTGGAGCTGGCCCTCGATGTGATTTGGGCTTTGGTCATCCGTTTGAGTTCTCGAGGGGTGGCCCCGCCGCGGATCCTCAAGGATTTGGCACTTGTGGCAGCAGCTTTCGTTGTTGTGGCGGCTGAGCTTAACAGCCAGGGTCTGCTGACAACGGTGGGTTCTGCGGCTGTTCTGGGTGGTCTTGCCTTCATTGTCGGTCCAGGCTCTGCCACGCAGATCAGCAACATTTCAGCAGCTCTCGCTGTTCAGGTAGAGCGTCAATATGTGGTTGGTGATTGGGTTGAAATTGCTGGCCAGATGGGCCGTGTCGATAATATTTCTTGGAATAGCACTTACCTTTATGACGACACTGATGATCGCTATATTGTTGTTCCTAACTCGCTCATTGATCATAGTAAAACGATTAATTATTCACGCCCCTCGCGTGCCGAGTATCGGTTGGAGGTCGAAGTGGGCGTTCCTCTGAATATGCCACCTGGTCAGGCGATGCGAGTTTTGAAGAGTGTGTTGGACTCGAATGTTGAAATCGTTAACAAGGATCGAAGCTCAGTTGTGATCAGATCAATTGGTAACGACTCAATTAATTATGCGCTGAAATTTTTTGTGCCAGACTTTGCTGTTCGTAATAGGATCCGAACCCAGGTTTTTTCAAGTGTTTGGTATGCTATTGAGCGTCATGGATATTCGCTGCCCCATTCGATTGTCGATCTACGTACCGAGCAAACTCGTCGTCAATTGCGTGAGCGGCGGAGTAGCGAAGCGCAGGAAAAATGTTTTAATTTACTAAGAAAGATCGAGCTCTTTTCGTCCTTAACGGATGATGAGATTCAAGGCATTGTCTGTAATGACAACATATTGGCTTTTGGCCCTGGTGAGATGGTGGTGAACAAGGGAGAGATTGGTGGCTCGATGTTTGTGATCATGGAAGGGATCTGCTCTGTACTCATCCCGGATCCGTCTGATGAGACTTCAATGATGGAAGTTGCACAGCTTAAGTCTGGATCCATTTTTGGAGAAATCTCTGCGCTCACTGATGCTCCTCGTACGGCTTGGATCCAAGCGACTGGTCATGTGCTGCTCCAGGAAATCAGTCAGAGTCAGATTGAAGCCGTCTTTCTCAACAATCAGACTGCGATGGCAGAATTTGCCAAGGTCATGGCAACACGGGAAGCTGGTTTGAAGACTTTTACGCTCGAGGAGAAGAAAACCTTCGAGCTGGGTCTGGTCGAACGCATGACTCAGACGTTCAGCAGGTTGATGAACTCCTGA
- a CDS encoding DUF3307 domain-containing protein — MAAMTLFLNTAVQPLDLLILLLLGHFVADYPLQGDKMAVEKCPGKDVTLSWRWWLSAHAGTHGFFVAILTGIPVLGLAEMACHFLIDFGKCRLGYRLIVDQALHLGCKLLWVLCVMIIK, encoded by the coding sequence ATGGCAGCCATGACTCTTTTTCTAAATACAGCAGTTCAACCGTTGGACCTCCTCATCCTTTTACTGCTTGGTCACTTTGTCGCTGATTACCCTCTGCAGGGTGACAAAATGGCGGTTGAGAAATGTCCTGGCAAGGACGTGACTCTGAGTTGGCGGTGGTGGCTCTCAGCTCATGCGGGAACCCATGGCTTTTTTGTCGCAATCTTGACTGGCATTCCAGTCCTAGGGTTGGCAGAGATGGCCTGTCATTTTCTGATCGACTTCGGAAAATGTCGACTTGGTTACAGGCTCATCGTTGACCAGGCTCTTCACTTGGGTTGCAAGTTGTTGTGGGTGCTTTGCGTGATGATCATCAAATGA
- the alaS gene encoding alanine--tRNA ligase: MAAAASSSSAASEPRSGEEIREAFLNFYAERGHKRVPSESLIPEDPTVLLTIAGMLPFKPVFLGQQQRPAPRATSSQKCIRTNDIENVGRTARHHTFFEMLGNFSFGDYFKQQAIEWAWELSTQVYGIDPKNLVVSVFQEDDEAEQIWRDVVGVNPKRIIRMDEADNFWASGPTGPCGPCSEIYYDFKPELGDDGIDLEDDNRFIEYYNLVFMQYDRDAEGNLTPLANRNIDTGMGLERMAQILQKVPNNYETDLIFPLIQAAADLAGVDYAQLDDKGKTSLKVIGDHSRAVTQLICDGVTASNLGRGYILRRLLRRVVRHGRLLGIDKPFLVTMGEAAIALLKGAHPSVIERQKVILAELQREEARFLETLERGEKLLAEVLASKPKQISGAQVFELYDTYGFPLELTQEIAEEQGLTVDLEGFEEAMEEQRQRAKAAAVSIDLTLQDAIEQVAAEQPATAFKGYDALDQPSTVQALVVNGAPASTASAGDVVQVVLDSTPFYGEGGGQVGDRGSLSGVDAIVAIDSVSRSRDVFVHSGRMERGHLSVGDTVKAQVDRSCRRRAQANHTATHLLQAALKQVVDPGIGQAGSLVDFDRLRFDFHCPTAVTAEQLAQIETLINGWIAEAHSLEVQEMAIDQAKAAGAVAMFGEKYADVVRVVDVPGVTMELCGGTHVGNTAEIGLFKIVAESGVAAGIRRIEAVAGPAVLAYLNERDAVVTQLGDRFKAQPAEIVDRVTSLQEELKATGKALAAAQAELAVAKAGALAAKAEAVGEFQLLVGRLDGVDGAGLQGAAQSLADQLGDGAAVVIGGLPDPGDLGKVILVAAFGKQVIAAKLQAGKFIGGIAKLCGGGGGGRPNLAQAGGRDGAGLQTALDAAGDQLRSVLVKA; the protein is encoded by the coding sequence ATGGCCGCCGCCGCATCGTCGTCTTCTGCAGCGTCTGAGCCCCGCAGCGGAGAGGAGATCCGTGAGGCTTTCCTGAACTTCTATGCCGAGCGCGGCCACAAACGCGTGCCCAGTGAGTCGTTGATTCCAGAGGACCCGACGGTGTTGCTCACCATCGCCGGCATGCTGCCCTTCAAGCCGGTGTTTCTCGGGCAGCAGCAGCGGCCGGCTCCCAGGGCCACCAGTTCGCAGAAGTGCATCCGCACCAACGACATCGAGAACGTGGGCCGCACAGCGCGGCATCACACGTTTTTTGAGATGCTCGGCAACTTCTCTTTTGGGGACTACTTCAAACAGCAGGCGATCGAATGGGCCTGGGAACTCAGCACCCAGGTGTACGGCATTGATCCCAAGAATCTGGTGGTGAGCGTCTTCCAGGAGGACGACGAAGCCGAACAGATCTGGCGGGATGTGGTGGGGGTGAACCCCAAGCGGATCATCCGCATGGATGAAGCCGACAACTTCTGGGCCTCTGGCCCCACTGGCCCCTGTGGCCCTTGCTCGGAGATCTACTACGACTTCAAGCCGGAGCTCGGCGATGACGGCATCGATCTCGAGGACGACAACCGTTTCATCGAGTACTACAACCTGGTGTTCATGCAGTACGACCGCGACGCCGAGGGCAACCTCACGCCGCTGGCCAACCGCAACATCGACACCGGCATGGGCCTCGAGCGGATGGCACAGATCCTGCAGAAGGTTCCCAACAACTACGAAACCGATTTGATCTTTCCGCTGATTCAGGCGGCGGCGGATCTGGCGGGTGTCGACTACGCGCAGCTCGACGACAAGGGCAAAACGTCGTTGAAAGTGATCGGTGACCACAGCCGTGCGGTCACCCAATTGATCTGCGATGGCGTCACCGCCAGCAACCTGGGCCGCGGCTACATCCTGCGGCGGCTGCTGCGCCGGGTGGTGCGCCATGGCCGCCTCCTGGGCATCGACAAGCCCTTCCTGGTGACTATGGGGGAAGCGGCGATTGCCCTGCTGAAGGGGGCTCACCCGAGCGTGATCGAACGCCAGAAGGTGATCCTGGCCGAACTTCAACGGGAGGAGGCGCGTTTCCTCGAGACGCTCGAGCGGGGCGAGAAGCTGCTGGCGGAAGTGCTGGCCAGCAAGCCAAAGCAGATCTCCGGCGCTCAGGTCTTCGAGCTCTACGACACCTACGGCTTCCCCCTGGAGCTCACCCAGGAAATCGCAGAAGAGCAGGGCCTCACGGTGGACCTTGAGGGCTTTGAGGAGGCGATGGAGGAACAGCGTCAGCGGGCCAAGGCCGCGGCTGTGAGCATTGACCTCACCCTGCAGGATGCGATCGAGCAGGTGGCTGCTGAGCAGCCCGCTACGGCGTTCAAGGGTTACGACGCCCTGGATCAGCCCAGCACGGTGCAGGCGTTGGTAGTGAATGGGGCGCCGGCCTCAACGGCGTCGGCCGGAGATGTCGTGCAAGTGGTGCTCGACAGCACACCCTTCTATGGCGAAGGCGGTGGTCAGGTCGGCGATCGCGGATCGCTCAGTGGTGTCGACGCGATCGTTGCCATCGACTCCGTGAGTCGCAGTCGCGATGTGTTCGTGCACTCCGGACGGATGGAACGCGGTCATCTGTCTGTGGGGGACACCGTCAAGGCCCAGGTGGATCGGAGCTGCCGGCGTCGGGCCCAGGCCAATCACACCGCCACCCACCTATTGCAGGCTGCGCTCAAGCAGGTGGTGGATCCGGGGATCGGCCAGGCGGGCTCCCTTGTGGACTTCGACCGGCTGCGCTTCGACTTCCATTGCCCGACGGCGGTCACCGCTGAGCAATTGGCGCAGATCGAAACGTTGATCAACGGCTGGATCGCTGAGGCCCACAGCCTCGAGGTGCAGGAGATGGCGATAGATCAGGCCAAGGCGGCTGGTGCCGTGGCGATGTTCGGCGAGAAATACGCCGATGTCGTGCGTGTGGTCGACGTGCCCGGTGTCACGATGGAGCTCTGCGGCGGCACCCATGTGGGGAACACCGCCGAGATCGGCCTGTTCAAAATCGTGGCGGAAAGTGGCGTAGCTGCCGGCATCCGCCGGATTGAAGCTGTCGCTGGCCCGGCCGTTCTCGCTTATCTGAACGAGCGCGATGCGGTGGTGACACAGCTGGGGGATCGCTTCAAGGCCCAGCCGGCCGAGATCGTTGACCGGGTGACGTCCCTGCAGGAGGAGCTCAAGGCCACCGGCAAGGCGCTGGCAGCGGCGCAGGCGGAGCTGGCGGTGGCCAAGGCCGGAGCTCTGGCTGCCAAGGCCGAGGCCGTGGGTGAGTTCCAGCTGCTGGTGGGACGCCTCGACGGCGTGGATGGTGCCGGTTTGCAGGGGGCAGCCCAGAGCCTTGCGGATCAGCTGGGGGATGGTGCGGCCGTGGTGATCGGCGGTCTGCCGGATCCCGGCGACCTGGGCAAGGTGATCCTGGTGGCGGCCTTCGGCAAGCAGGTGATCGCCGCCAAGCTCCAGGCCGGAAAGTTCATCGGCGGCATTGCCAAGCTCTGTGGCGGCGGCGGCGGCGGCCGCCCGAACCTGGCCCAGGCCGGTGGTCGCGATGGTGCTGGTCTTCAGACGGCCTTGGACGCTGCGGGTGATCAGCTCAGGTCAGTCTTGGTCAAGGCTTGA
- a CDS encoding DEAD/DEAH box helicase, which yields MSLLHATWLPAIRTSGSSGQPALLIWADTWRVATPEGPGLTPALHPFTLEPDDLKAWLQERDLLPGGSIDATACLTLPSRTVKPRKSRSKTAEPAPEEPAWTGLPMQAGEPIPKQTEWWPWQVQGLAVEPSAATEWLSRLPLSGRNPDLADELRWWSHLQRWALSLVARGRWIPQMELSKGEGYPHRARWVPLLNREEDRRRLEDLAASLPLVATCALPWREPMGRRSNRMTRLRPEAMRAANPVACCRPRSGRLRVATLLEDLVDAQLRKDFEPSTDGLDPLLTLWQDALGSETGVIEIGDEQAERLASASFHWREGIAGDFAAARTCLELQTPAEGEELWELRFGLQAESDPSLKLPAAAAWASGADKLQLGEVTVEQPGEVLLEGLGRALTVFPPIERGLETATPDTMQLTPAEAFVLVRTAARQLRDAGVGVDLPPSLSGGLASRLGLAIKAELPERSSGFSLGESLDWNWDLMIGGVTLTLRELERLSGKRSPLVRHKGAWIELRPNDLRNAERFCGANQELSLDDALRITATEGDLLMRLPVHRFDAGPRLQAVLEQYHQQKAPDPLPAPEGFCGQLRPYQERGLGWLAFLNRFDQGACLADDMGLGKTIQLLAFLQHLKAEQELKCPVLLVAPTSVLTNWRREAEAFTPELAVREHYGPRRPSTPAALRKALKDVDLVLTSYGLLQRDSELLESQDWQGVVIDEAQAIKNPSAKQSQAARDLARPAKGNRFRIALTGTPVENRVSELWALMDFLNPKVLGEEDFFRQRYRMPIERYGDMASLRDLKARVGPFILRRLKTDKTIISDLPEKVELSEWVGLSKEQKSLYSKTVEDTLDAIARAPRGQRHGQVLGLLTRLKQICNHPALALSENAVDESFLGRSAKLQRLEEILDEVIEAGDRALLFTQFAEWGHLLQSWMQQRWKADVPFLHGGTRKSERQAMVDRFQEDPRGPQMFLLSLKAGGVGLNLTRASHVFHVDRWWNPAVENQATDRAYRIGQTNRVMVHKFITSGSVEEKIDRMIREKSRLAEDVIGSGEDWLGSLAGDQLRNLVALEDT from the coding sequence ATGAGCCTGCTGCACGCCACCTGGCTTCCCGCCATCCGTACCTCTGGCAGTTCCGGCCAACCGGCACTGCTCATTTGGGCTGACACCTGGCGGGTGGCGACGCCAGAGGGCCCCGGGCTAACTCCGGCGCTGCACCCGTTCACCCTGGAGCCCGACGACCTCAAGGCCTGGCTGCAGGAACGCGACCTGTTGCCGGGCGGCAGCATCGATGCCACCGCCTGCCTCACCCTGCCCAGTCGCACGGTGAAACCCCGCAAAAGCCGCAGCAAAACGGCCGAACCAGCGCCCGAAGAGCCCGCCTGGACCGGTCTGCCCATGCAGGCCGGGGAGCCGATTCCCAAACAAACCGAGTGGTGGCCGTGGCAAGTCCAGGGTCTTGCTGTGGAGCCCTCAGCCGCCACGGAGTGGCTCTCACGCCTTCCCCTGTCAGGACGGAATCCAGACCTGGCCGATGAGTTGCGCTGGTGGAGCCATCTGCAGCGCTGGGCCCTCAGCCTTGTGGCCCGGGGGCGCTGGATTCCCCAGATGGAACTGAGCAAAGGCGAGGGATATCCCCACCGGGCTCGTTGGGTGCCGCTGCTTAACCGCGAAGAGGACCGGCGACGCCTGGAGGATCTGGCCGCCAGCCTGCCGCTGGTGGCCACCTGCGCCCTGCCCTGGCGGGAACCGATGGGTCGGCGCAGCAACCGCATGACACGGCTGCGTCCTGAGGCCATGCGTGCCGCCAACCCGGTGGCCTGCTGCCGGCCCCGCAGTGGCCGCCTGCGGGTGGCCACGCTGCTGGAGGATCTGGTCGACGCACAGCTGCGCAAGGACTTTGAACCGTCCACCGACGGCCTCGATCCCCTGTTAACCCTGTGGCAGGACGCCCTGGGCTCCGAAACAGGGGTGATCGAGATCGGTGATGAACAGGCCGAACGGCTGGCCAGCGCCAGCTTTCATTGGCGTGAGGGCATCGCTGGAGATTTCGCCGCTGCACGCACCTGCCTCGAACTGCAGACCCCGGCGGAAGGGGAAGAGCTCTGGGAGCTTCGCTTTGGGCTACAGGCGGAGTCGGATCCCAGTCTCAAGCTGCCCGCCGCTGCGGCCTGGGCCTCCGGGGCCGACAAACTCCAGCTGGGAGAAGTGACGGTGGAGCAGCCCGGTGAAGTGCTGCTGGAAGGTCTGGGACGCGCCCTCACCGTGTTCCCTCCGATCGAACGCGGCCTGGAGACCGCCACGCCGGACACGATGCAGCTGACCCCCGCCGAAGCCTTCGTGCTGGTGCGGACCGCGGCGCGACAGCTGCGGGATGCTGGCGTCGGCGTCGACCTGCCCCCCAGCCTGTCGGGGGGCCTGGCCAGCCGGCTGGGTCTGGCGATCAAGGCGGAGCTGCCGGAACGCTCCAGCGGCTTCAGCCTTGGCGAATCCCTCGACTGGAACTGGGATCTGATGATCGGCGGGGTGACGCTCACTCTGCGGGAACTTGAGCGGTTAAGCGGCAAACGCAGCCCCCTCGTGCGCCACAAGGGGGCCTGGATCGAATTGCGACCGAACGATCTGAGAAACGCTGAACGCTTCTGCGGTGCCAACCAGGAGCTCAGCCTGGACGATGCACTGCGGATCACCGCCACCGAAGGCGATCTGCTGATGCGTCTGCCGGTGCATCGCTTCGACGCTGGCCCCAGGCTGCAGGCGGTGCTGGAGCAGTACCACCAGCAGAAGGCCCCGGATCCATTGCCGGCGCCGGAGGGGTTCTGCGGCCAGCTGCGGCCTTACCAGGAACGTGGTCTGGGCTGGCTGGCCTTCCTCAACCGCTTCGACCAAGGAGCCTGCCTGGCGGACGACATGGGTCTGGGCAAGACCATCCAGCTGCTGGCCTTCTTGCAGCATCTGAAGGCAGAGCAGGAACTGAAGTGCCCGGTGCTGCTGGTGGCACCCACATCGGTGCTCACCAACTGGCGGCGGGAGGCGGAGGCCTTCACCCCCGAACTGGCGGTGCGCGAGCACTACGGACCGCGGCGTCCCTCCACTCCGGCTGCGCTGAGGAAGGCGTTAAAGGATGTCGACCTGGTGCTCACCAGCTACGGCCTGCTGCAACGGGACAGTGAACTGCTGGAGTCCCAGGATTGGCAGGGGGTTGTGATCGATGAAGCCCAGGCGATCAAAAACCCCAGTGCCAAGCAAAGCCAGGCCGCCCGGGATTTGGCCAGACCAGCCAAAGGCAACCGCTTCCGCATCGCCCTCACCGGCACACCAGTGGAGAACAGAGTCAGCGAGCTCTGGGCCTTGATGGATTTCCTCAACCCCAAGGTGCTGGGGGAAGAGGACTTCTTCCGTCAGCGCTACCGGATGCCAATCGAGCGCTATGGCGACATGGCGTCCCTGCGGGACTTGAAGGCACGGGTCGGCCCCTTCATCCTGCGCCGGCTGAAAACCGACAAGACGATCATTTCCGATCTGCCCGAGAAGGTGGAACTCAGCGAATGGGTGGGGTTGAGCAAGGAGCAGAAATCGCTGTACAGCAAAACCGTGGAAGACACCCTGGATGCCATTGCCCGGGCTCCCCGTGGACAGCGCCATGGTCAGGTGCTGGGACTGCTCACCCGCCTGAAGCAGATCTGCAACCACCCGGCACTGGCATTGAGCGAAAACGCTGTTGACGAAAGTTTTCTGGGGCGCTCCGCCAAGTTGCAACGCCTTGAGGAAATCCTCGATGAGGTGATCGAAGCAGGGGATCGGGCGCTGCTGTTCACTCAGTTCGCCGAGTGGGGCCATCTTCTGCAGTCCTGGATGCAACAGCGTTGGAAGGCGGATGTGCCCTTCCTGCATGGAGGAACACGCAAAAGCGAACGGCAGGCCATGGTGGATCGTTTCCAGGAGGACCCCCGCGGCCCGCAGATGTTCCTGCTGTCGCTCAAAGCCGGCGGGGTGGGTCTGAACCTGACCAGAGCCAGCCATGTGTTCCATGTTGATCGCTGGTGGAACCCTGCGGTGGAGAACCAGGCCACCGACCGGGCTTATCGGATCGGCCAGACCAACCGGGTGATGGTGCACAAATTCATCACCAGCGGATCGGTCGAAGAAAAAATCGACCGGATGATCCGCGAGAAGTCGCGCCTGGCGGAGGATGTGATCGGCTCCGGTGAAGACTGGCTGGGGAGTTTGGCCGGTGATCAGCTGCGCAATCTCGTCGCCCTGGAGGACACCTGA
- a CDS encoding SWIM zinc finger family protein has product MTISNNNAITAIGDEGLGQQPWWVEQWMELINGYRFKKRLERAWGYAREGNVTSIRFEGRRVHARVQGTGEDPYKVKLWLDVLNDEDWGYVLEALTQKARWSAQLLAGIMPSDIERAFAASGKRLFPFKLQEVRSECSCPDKANPCKHISAVYFLMGDRFSEDPFVLFQLRGRNRTKLLEDLAEQRREVLTKLAEQASADGADTATEDTAPLPPHPAVLDPALWWCYERSLDGDLVVITAALEGDTGMDAAGELPLAEDPRFPEARDTFLANLRAHGQASAQSAMVQAMTAGS; this is encoded by the coding sequence ATGACGATCTCAAACAACAACGCCATCACAGCCATCGGCGATGAGGGGCTCGGCCAACAGCCCTGGTGGGTGGAGCAGTGGATGGAGCTGATCAACGGCTATCGCTTCAAGAAGCGACTGGAACGCGCTTGGGGTTATGCCCGGGAAGGCAACGTCACCTCGATCCGTTTTGAAGGCCGCCGGGTGCACGCCAGGGTGCAGGGCACCGGAGAAGACCCATACAAGGTGAAGCTCTGGCTGGATGTGCTCAACGACGAGGACTGGGGCTACGTGCTGGAGGCCCTGACCCAGAAGGCCCGCTGGTCAGCCCAACTGCTGGCGGGAATCATGCCGTCGGACATCGAACGGGCCTTCGCCGCCAGTGGTAAGCGCCTGTTCCCGTTCAAGCTGCAGGAGGTGCGCAGCGAGTGCAGCTGCCCGGACAAGGCCAACCCCTGCAAACACATCAGCGCCGTGTACTTCCTGATGGGGGATCGCTTCAGCGAGGATCCCTTCGTGCTGTTCCAGCTGCGGGGGCGCAACCGCACCAAGCTGCTGGAGGATCTGGCGGAACAGCGCCGCGAGGTGCTCACCAAGCTTGCAGAGCAGGCCAGCGCAGATGGCGCTGACACCGCAACGGAAGACACCGCACCTCTGCCGCCGCACCCGGCCGTGCTGGATCCAGCCCTGTGGTGGTGCTACGAACGCAGCCTGGATGGCGATCTGGTGGTGATCACAGCAGCGTTGGAGGGAGACACGGGCATGGATGCAGCCGGGGAGCTTCCGCTTGCTGAAGATCCACGCTTTCCCGAAGCGCGGGACACCTTCCTCGCCAACCTTCGAGCCCACGGTCAGGCCAGTGCCCAGAGCGCCATGGTCCAGGCGATGACAGCCGGCAGCTGA
- a CDS encoding MEKHLA domain-containing protein, producing MGDAPWLSAEKRGLTALLLSSYQRAFQQPLIGAARSSQSIRLCCQELFSCGFPVLAHGIGADPVLIYANAAALQLWGRRWADMVGMPSRLTAPDEVRSERRQALKQAQTQDAMRGYGGVRIDQQGRHFMIRNARIWTLLDEENRPIGQAACFHDWWWI from the coding sequence ATGGGGGATGCACCTTGGTTGAGCGCCGAGAAGCGCGGCCTGACAGCCCTGCTGCTGAGCTCCTATCAGCGGGCCTTCCAGCAGCCGCTGATCGGAGCGGCGCGATCCAGTCAGTCGATACGTCTGTGCTGTCAGGAGCTGTTCAGCTGCGGCTTTCCGGTGTTGGCCCATGGCATCGGCGCCGACCCTGTTTTGATCTATGCCAACGCCGCAGCACTCCAACTCTGGGGTCGACGCTGGGCCGACATGGTCGGCATGCCCTCACGACTCACCGCCCCAGATGAGGTCCGATCGGAACGTCGACAAGCGCTGAAACAAGCACAAACCCAGGACGCCATGCGCGGCTATGGGGGTGTACGTATTGATCAGCAAGGCCGGCATTTCATGATCCGCAACGCCCGGATCTGGACCTTGTTGGATGAAGAGAACCGCCCGATCGGCCAGGCCGCCTGCTTCCACGATTGGTGGTGGATCTGA
- a CDS encoding Hsp20/alpha crystallin family protein, whose translation MLTLRQSPFDLFERLEQQIATAERVPNAEIVETENGYVVRLELPGVQRDSIDIKATDRNLVISAERTASSDEATVLLSEFRSGTWSRSFRFPHSLNREEITANFRDGILEITAGKAVNHTSVSVQLED comes from the coding sequence ATGCTGACCCTGCGCCAATCCCCCTTTGACCTGTTCGAGCGTCTCGAACAGCAAATCGCCACCGCTGAGCGGGTGCCCAATGCCGAAATCGTCGAAACCGAAAACGGTTATGTCGTACGGCTGGAGTTACCCGGCGTTCAGCGGGACTCCATTGACATCAAAGCCACCGATCGCAACCTGGTGATCAGCGCCGAGCGCACCGCCAGCAGCGATGAGGCAACCGTTCTATTGAGCGAGTTCCGGAGCGGCACCTGGAGCCGCAGCTTCCGCTTCCCCCACAGCCTCAACCGCGAGGAGATCACCGCCAATTTCCGCGACGGCATCCTTGAGATCACGGCAGGAAAAGCGGTGAACCACACCAGCGTCTCCGTTCAACTAGAGGACTGA
- a CDS encoding divalent metal cation transporter, giving the protein MASSSLRRSIGPGILLAGACIGGSHLMSSTTAGARFGFALVGLILLTNLVKYPFLRVGTRFTAATGLSLLEGFQRRNTAYLPLYLLVSLMTGTATIAAVSFVAGLLLTNVPGLTGQDPYGLSIAVLVVCGLVLLLGHYRALDRLSKLLVVLLTLLTGVAAASLLIRGPVGDVAASWVSTDPTPWTLANLAFLIPLMGWMPGPVEMCVWPSLWMFSRARDTEHTATPKEAEFDFNLGYCITVLTALFFVILGSYTMYGSGDGMLAGSGVSFAQKLIKLYTAAMGGWAAWVIIPAAFSAMFSTTLTCLDAYPRSIAAIQGLLRQSDSGDAAPGPLQRRFDLWVVVHLLAAVVALVVAKGGGIGVKDFVFGAMTGSFLTAPLFAWMAMDTINSSLVPEEHRFGPLTRAFCWFGLVFFSGFSLLFIGRFFLGLGAA; this is encoded by the coding sequence ATGGCCTCCAGCTCCCTGCGTCGGAGTATCGGTCCGGGAATCCTTCTGGCCGGTGCCTGCATCGGGGGATCCCACCTGATGTCGTCCACCACGGCCGGGGCACGCTTCGGCTTTGCCCTGGTGGGTTTGATCCTGCTCACCAACCTGGTGAAGTACCCCTTTCTGCGGGTTGGAACCCGCTTTACGGCCGCCACAGGCCTGTCGCTGTTGGAGGGCTTTCAGCGGCGCAATACCGCCTATCTGCCCCTGTATCTGCTGGTGAGTCTGATGACGGGCACGGCGACGATTGCGGCGGTCAGCTTCGTGGCAGGGCTACTGCTCACCAATGTCCCGGGCCTGACGGGGCAGGACCCCTATGGCCTGTCGATCGCGGTGCTGGTGGTCTGCGGTCTGGTGCTGCTGCTCGGTCATTACCGGGCACTTGATCGTCTGTCAAAGCTCTTGGTGGTGTTGCTCACCCTGCTCACGGGGGTGGCGGCGGCCTCCCTGTTGATCCGCGGTCCGGTCGGAGATGTGGCCGCCAGTTGGGTGTCCACCGATCCCACCCCCTGGACCCTGGCCAACCTTGCGTTCCTGATCCCTTTGATGGGCTGGATGCCGGGGCCGGTGGAGATGTGCGTCTGGCCGTCGCTGTGGATGTTCTCTCGAGCCCGGGACACCGAACACACGGCGACGCCAAAGGAGGCTGAATTCGACTTCAACCTCGGCTACTGCATCACGGTGCTGACGGCGCTGTTCTTTGTGATCCTTGGCTCCTACACGATGTATGGCAGCGGCGACGGAATGCTTGCCGGCAGCGGAGTGTCCTTCGCCCAGAAGCTGATCAAGCTCTATACCGCTGCGATGGGAGGCTGGGCGGCCTGGGTGATCATCCCTGCGGCGTTTTCAGCCATGTTCAGCACCACGCTCACCTGTCTGGATGCCTATCCCCGCAGCATTGCGGCGATCCAGGGTCTGCTACGCCAGAGCGACAGTGGTGATGCTGCACCAGGGCCGTTGCAGCGCCGCTTCGATCTCTGGGTGGTGGTGCATCTGCTGGCGGCAGTGGTGGCGCTTGTGGTGGCCAAAGGCGGCGGCATCGGTGTGAAGGATTTCGTCTTCGGCGCGATGACCGGCAGTTTTCTTACGGCCCCCCTGTTCGCCTGGATGGCGATGGACACCATCAACAGCAGCCTGGTGCCGGAGGAGCATCGCTTCGGCCCGCTGACCCGGGCCTTCTGCTGGTTCGGGCTGGTGTTTTTCAGTGGCTTCAGCCTGTTGTTCATCGGCCGTTTTTTCCTGGGGCTTGGTGCGGCCTGA